In Microbulbifer elongatus, the DNA window CACCCACTACTTTCCCAATACCAAAGTGGGTTTTTACTGGAGCCATTCGCCAGACGCCGAATTGCAGCAGAGAGCCTGGGCGGTGAATTTTCAGTTCGGCTACTCCGCGCCTATGCCTCGGAACAACGGCCACCATCTCAGGCTGGTCAGGGATTGGGCGGAGAAGCCAGGGGGAAACGCCATCAATCCAGCTCCGGTGCCGGCGCTGTCGGCCGCTCAGGGCTGTAACCGCGAACAGATTCCTTCCTCGGCCCCCACTTCCCGCTATCGGCTACAGGAAGACGGTTCCGTGGCCGACACTGAAACCGGCCTGATCTGGCGCGCCTGTATGGAAGGTGTTGCGGGAGAAGCCTGCGACCAGGGCGAACCCCTGGCGCTCAACTGGGCCGAAGCCCTGACGTATGCAACGGCACTCGACAAGAAGGGCGCGGCCTCTGGCGACGACGATTGGCGTCTGCCGAATATCCGCGAGCTGGGCAGCTTACTCGAACTGCAGTGTGCCGGCCCCGCGATCAATCGCGGACTTTTCCCGAACGCCGCACAGGATGTCTGGTCGTCATCACCGTCGAATTTTCATACCCATTATTCCTGGTATGTGGATTTCGCCACGGGTGCGCTCACCTACGGTGAGCGGGAAAAACCCAAAGCAATCCGCCTGGTGCGCGACGCCCGGTAAAAATCGCCAAGGTGCCTGGTTTGGAGAATCCGGGGCTACTTCGCCGGATACCAGGTCTGGGTACGGTAGAAGAAGCCCAGGTAGCCGCGTACCTTCAGGTTGCCGTTTTCTTCCCACATCTTGCAGTCATAGACTTTGCCCTTGGCCGGGTCGAGAATCTGACCGCCTTCGTACACATTGCCTTTTTTCACCATATCGGTGATCACATTCATGCCGACAATTTTCTTGCCCTTGTTGGGGCCCGGGCAGGCTTCACAGACGGTGTCATCCGGCTTCATCAGCAGGTCCACCACCTTGCCGTAGTATTTGCCACCCTGTTCGTAGATTTCCACCACCGACTTTTTCTGGCCGGTTTCATCGTCAATGGTGGTCCAGCGACCGACCACGTCGGCAAAGGCCAGCTGGGTGGAGAGAAGCAGGGCGCTAACAGCAGTAATCAGTGTCTTCATGGGGAGATCCATCGCTATTGATCGGAGTGTGACCATAACATTTTTTGTGGTCACATCAGCATTGGGACTTCAACTTTAGTGTAGATGTTCCGGCTTGCCATGGGTGATGAGTACTTCTTCCCGACAGCGCACCACACAACGGAACAGTGCACGGAAAAACCGTGTGTAGTCCACCTTGCCCGCTTCCATGGTCTCCCGGGCGACGGGCTCACTACTGCCCGCGATACTGAGGGCGCGGGTGCTACGAATACCGAGTGCGGTGAGGGCTTCGCCGGCGAGATACTCGCGGATGGTGGAACGCAGAACGGCGCGCCCATCCCCGAAACGGGAATAGGGGGGTTTGCCTGCGCCTTTCAGGTGTAGCCCAGCGTTCACCGCCGTGGGGGCGCCGAGTTCCGGACCCAGGTCAGCGTAGTGGTGGTGCAGGTGCAACCTGCTCAGCGGGGTCCCTGTCGTCACGGGGAACTCAGGGTCAGTTTGATGTTTTTGCTTTCCCAGCAATCGATTTCCATATACAGCAGGTCCTCGATAGCGGGAAACTGATACAGCCAGTCGCCAGGTGCCTGTAGCCGGTAACCGGGCCCTTCCGCAGACAGGTGCAGGCCATCAATGGCCCGGTCCACGTGATCCCTGTGCACGATGCAAGCCAGACGCAGGCACAGGAGCAGGTCGTTATTGGGGTGAAATCCGTAGTGCTCCTGTACGGATTTGATGTCGCCGCGTTGGTTGCGCACCAGGTAGGCGAGATTTTCCTGTTCGCTTTTGCTGAAGCCCGCCATATCCGCGTGTTCGATCATGTAGGCACCCAGTTTGCGGAAGCTGCTGTGGGACAGCGACAGTCCGATCTCGTGCAGATCTGCGGCCCACTGCAGCAGGCGACGCTGGCCGAGCAACGCATGTGGGTTGAGCTGGCCAAAAAATTGCAACGCGGTATGAGCCACACGCCTTGCCTGCTCGCGATCGATTTCACCGCGCTCCATCAGGTTGGCGACGGTGTCCGCGCGGCGATCGCCACCGGCGGCGCGACCGGCGAGGTCGTGCACGATCCCCTCGCGGATCGCATAGGGAGAGATGTGCATTTCCTGAATATCCAGTTCACGGAAAATGCCATGCAGGATGGCGAGGCCGGCGGCAAACACGGGGCGGCGCTCCGGGTCGAGATGGGGCAGCTCGATCGCGTCAACGGTTTTGAAGCGTGCGACCTTGTCCGCCAGGGCGTCAATATCCTCCCGCAGAATCGGCAGCAGCTCGCCATCGTTGAGTACCCGGGCGACCGATTTGACGGTACCGGATGCTCCCACCACCAGTGCGTCGTCCGCCATGTGTTGTAGTTCCTGCAGCTCTGCCTGGGCTGCGCGTCGGGCGCGCACAAAGTTGTTGTGTTTGCCGTTGTCGATTTTGCCACTGTCAAAAAAACGCCGGTTAAACGCCACACAACCCATGCCGACACTCTGCAGCTGTCGCGGCGTTTCTAGACCGCGTACCAGTTCGGTGGAACCGCCGCCAATGTCGATGACGCAGCGCAACCGCGTGGGGCCTACTGCCGCCGCCATCACACCGGAGTAGATCAGGCGCGCTTCCTCAATGCCGGAAATAATCTCGATGGGGGCACCGAGGATGGCCTCGGCGGATTCGAGGAAACCATCGGCGCGGGTGCTGGCCGCACGCAGGGTGTTGGTGCCAACGACGCGCACACTGTCGAGGGGCAGATCCTGGATGACCGGTGCGAAACGCCGCAGGGCCTCCAGTGCGCGCTCGGCGACCACGGGATCGAGATTGCGCTCGGCGTCCAACCCCTCCGCCAGTCTTACCATGGCGCGGTCTGTGTGCAGGCGCACCATGCGCTGATCGCGAAATTCTGCCAGCAACAGGTGGAAGCTGTTGGATCCAAGATCCAGTGCGGCGTAGCGTTCGTTCGGACCTTCCTGCGCAGTGGCGGTTGTGGGCTCTGTTGTCATGGTTTTCGTTGTCAAATCACTGTAACAAAAATGTAGCAAAATGTGCCGTTCTGAACTATGGATTCAATGGACGTTCACACAATTGAAACCGAATAAATACGCGCTGCCGGTAGGCTTGACCGCCAAAGCACACGGCAGCGCTGATGCGCCCTCCACCGAAACAGCAGTAGAGAGTATGGCAAACGATATTCCGGTCTATCCCAAAGAACTCAGCTGGTTGTCTTTTAACGCCCGCGTACTGCAGGAGGTGGAAGACGAGAGCGTGCCCATGATCGAGCGGGTACGTTTCCTGGGCATCTTCTCCAACAATCTGGACGAATTCTACCGGGTTCGGGTCGCCGATGTCCGCCGCCTCGCCACTTTTACCAAGGGCAGTAAAAAGAAAGAGGAATTTTCTGAGCTGCTGGGCAATATCAACGAGAAGGTATTGCGGCTGCAGGCGCGCTTCGGTAATGCCTACACCAAGGTGCTTAAAGATCTGGGCAAGCACAATATCCATCTGATCAATGAGCGCCAGCTAACCGATGGTCAGCGCGAGTATGTGGAAGAGTATTTCCATCGGGAGGTGTTGCCGGAGCTCGAACCCTTTTTCATCGACGACCGGGACACCATGCCGTTGCTGAATGAAGCGAGTATTTACTTCGGAATTTATCTGGAGCTTGAAGACGGTAGTCTGCGCTTTGCCGCCTTGGAAATTCCGACGGATATTCTGCCCCGTTTCATCGCCATTCCCCACCGGGAAAAAAAGCACGAGAAAGTGTATATCGTGCTCGACAATGTCATCCGCGCCTGTCTGGTGGATGTGTTTCGCAATGTGCTGCCCATCGAAAAGGCGGCAGCGTACACATTTAAAATCAGTCGCGATGCAGAGCTGGAACTCGGTGAGCATGTTACCCAGAACATTGTCGACCGGGTGGCCAAGTCACTCAAAAAGCGCAAGCAGGCTGAACCGGTACGCCTGGTGTATGACTCCACCATGCCGGAAGTGCTGCTGCAGCTGATCAAGAAAAAGCTCAAGATGGGCCGTTACGACAGCTATACGCCCGGCGGCCGCTACCACAACTCCAAAGACTTCATGAGCTTTCCGGCGGACAGCAAGCAACATACCTATCGCGCGATCAAGCCTTTGCCGACACTGCCGGACAGTGCCAATATTTTCGACTGGCTCAATGAGAAAGACCGGCTCTGCTATTACCCCTATCACGACTTCCGGGTAATCACCAAGTTGCTGGCCTCGGCCGCCATCGACCCCAAGGTGCGGGAGATCCGCATCAATCTGTACCGGGTGGCCAAAAATTCCCGTGTGGTGGCGGCGCTGGTCAATGCGGTGCGCAACCAGAAACAGGTGACCGCGGTGGTGGAATTACAGGCGCGCTTCGACGAGCAGGCGAATATTCACTGGTCCAACGAACTGAGCGATGCCGGGGTGGAGGTGATCTACGGGGTGCCGGGATTGAAGGTGCACTGCAAGTTGATTTCCATCGTGCGTGAAGAGAACGGGCGCGATCGTTACTACAGCCATTTTGGCACCGGAAATTTCAACGAGAGCACGGCGCGTTTTTACTGCGACTTCAGCCTGCTCACCAGCGATGGCAACCTGGGGCAGGATGCATACCAGGTATTCGACTTTATCCGGCAGCCGCATCTGCAGCCGGCGTACAGCCATATCTGGAGTTCACCCCACAGCAATCGCCCCAATATTCTGGCGGCGATCGAGCGCGAGATCGCTGCGGCGGCCGCCGGTCAAACCGCAGAGATATTCATCAAGTGTAATAATCTGGTCGACCGCGAAGTGATCGAGTACCTGTATCGGGCGAATGCCGCCGGCGTGCGGGTGCGGATCATCGTGCGCAGCATGTGTGCGCTGTTGTGTGACGAGAAGGGGCTGTCCGACCACATCAAGGTGATCAGCCTTGTGGATAAGTTCCTGGAGCACGCGCGCGTGTACGCTTTCCACAATGGTGGTGATCAGCAGGTTTACCTGTCCTCTGCGGATCTGATGACCCGCAATCTCGACCACCGGGTAGAGGTCACCTTTCCGTTATTGAGCGAAGCGCACCGGGAGACGGTGATGAATATTCTCGAGTTGCAGTGGCAGGACAATCAGAAGGCGCGGGTGCTGGATGCGGAGCAGACCAATAGCCGTATTGCCAACCGCAATAGTAAGCGCAATGTGCGTTCACAGGATGCTATTTACCGGTTCCTGAAAAAACGCGAGATTTAGTTTTTGCTAAACCCCACCAGCTTGCCATTATCAAAGGAGAATCGGTAGCGCTCACCGACTTTCAGCTGGGTTTTGCATCGGGATTCGATGGTGATACGGGGAAACTGGGGCGTGACTACCCAGGTGGAAAAATCACCTTCCGGACCGCGGCCGATCAGCCAGTAGTGATCGCCGTGGGCACAGTTGCCTTTCGCCATGCAGTTGTCGTAACCCCATACAAAAGCGCGTACATCGTACTTGGGCGGGAGGTTGGCGGCGGGGCGAAAGGGGTCTCTCGGGTCGCCGGTGATTTCGTAGAGGTCGCCAAAAGTGAGCACCTTGTAGCCTTTGGCGCGGGTGGTGCAGCTGGCGGCGTGGATCTTGACTCCGGCCGCCACCGCCGGTGCTTTGCGTTCACTGGTTTCGGTGGCTTTGGGTTTGGGCGCCATTTCGCTGGGGAGATACCCACAGCCGGTCATTGTCAGGCTCCACAGCGCCAGGCCTGCGCAAAGTGTGCTACCACCAAAATACCGCACGTGCTACCTCCTCGGTATCAATCCGCTCCCCTAACTATAGCCGCAGATCTGCACCGCCGTTCCGCGGTTCACGCCGGGCGTTGCCAGCGGCGCCCTTACGAATGCGGCTTTTTATGGCGCTTGAAGCGCACCTTGCGGCGGTAAGGGAAGGTGCTTTCCACACGCCCGGCGCGGATACGCTCCTGCAGCCTTTGCCAGTAGCGATAATCGTACAGATCGCTGTGCTGGTCTTCGAATGCCTTGCGCGCCACCGGGTTGCCGGAGAAAAACAGGCGGAATTCCTCCGGGAATACATCGGCCTCGTCCACGGTGTACCAGGGCCGGTCGGCCAGTTCCTGCTCGGCGGTCTGGGGCTCGGGAATCTTGCGGAAGTTGCACTCGGTGAGCGGGCAGAGTTCATCGTAATCGTAAAACACCACGCGGCCATGCCGGGTCACCCCGAAGTTCTTCAGCAGCATGTCGCCGGGGAAAATGTTGGCTGCCGCCAGCTGCTTGATGGCGTTGCCGTATTCTTCCATCGCTTCGATAGTCTGTTGTTCGTCCGCCTGGTCAAGATACAGGTTCAGTGGCTCCATACGCCGCTCCACATACAGGTGCTTGATAATTACCCATTTGTCATCCACATGCAGTTTGGACGGTGCCAGCGTCTGCAGTTCGTTCAGCAACGCGTCGCTGAAGCGATTGCGGTAAAAAATGAAGTTGGTGTACTCCTGGGTGTCCGCCATGCGCCCCACCCGGTCGGCGCGGGATACAAATTTGTATTTTTCTCGAACGATCTCCTCGGTCACGGTTTTCGGATTGTCGAACTTGTCCTTGATGACCTTGAACACCACCGGGTAAGAAGGCAGGGTAAACACGCTCATCACCATGCCCTTGATGCCGGGCGCGATCACGAACTTGTCGTTGCTTACCTTCATGTGGGCCAGAATATGGCGGTAGAACTCGGTCTTACCGTGCTTGTGGAAACCGATGGAATTGTATAGTTCGGACTTTTCCTTGAGCGGCATGATTGTGGACAGAAAGCGCACGAACCGCGACGGGATGGGCGCATCCACCATAAAGTAGGAGCGGGTAAAACTGAAAATAATACTGGTGGAGTCGTTGTCGTGGATCAGGGTATCCACAAATACATGGCCCCGGCCATTGTTGAGGCAGGGCAGGATGAGTGGGATGACCTCGCCGGCAAACATCAGGCGTCCTACCAGATAAGCCGCCTTGTTGCGGTAAAACACCGACTCGAGCATGTCTATCCGCAGGCGTTGCTCGTCCTCTTCATCCGCCAGTCTGCCGGCGAGAGGGCCCTCGCGCAGGGCCTGGCAGACGTTATCCACATCCCGCGCCATATCTTCCCAGGGAATCGAGAAGCTGTAGTCCGCGAGAATATCCTCGATCATTGCCCGCAGGCCGTCGCGGCCGCTGTAGCTGATATAGATGGAATAGTCCCGCAGGGGCTTTTCATCCGGTGCCCGCGAGGGCTTCACGAATATGTGGTTGTCGTGAATGTGCGCGTGCTGAAACTGGCTGCAGAAGACCGAGTTGAAAAAGGTCTCGGCGATTTCGTAGTTGTTGTGGTTGGCAATCAGCTGGCTGTAGGTGGACTTGGCCTGGCCCCAGAGCTCCAGCTGGGTGGTGTCCTTACTGGTGACCGAGTGCACCAGCTTGAGCACCTGATTGACCTTGATCTTGTACAGATCAATGCGCTCTTTGTTGGTTTCATGCACCGCAGGCCATGCCGCCGTCTCAAAGCGCGCCTTTGCCCCTAGTGTCATGTTCTGAAAATCCGCAAAATACGCATCGAATCCATTGAGGATGGTTTTGGCGATTCTTCGGGCTGTCGGGGAATGGTTTGTCATGCACTAGACTCTTATGGAATCATGTCCTCTATTTCTTCGATACTAGCACGGGCTAACGGGCACCTCCTTGAACGATTGGATCAGCAGCTTTGTCTTTTTCTTCGCGGTAATCGATCCGGTGGGCACGCTCCCGGTGTTTATCGCCGTGACCTCCCGCCATACGGAGTGGCAGCGGCGTAAAATTGCTTTGCTGGCGGTCGCGGTGGCGACGGGCATCCTGACCTTTTTCCTACTGCTGGGGCAGTATCTCCTCGAGGCCATTGGCGTGCCGCTGTCGGCGTTTCAGGTGGCCGGTGGCATCGTGTTATTCCTGTTCGCCCTGACCATGATATTTGGCGAGGGCAAGCCGGAAAGCGAGGTAGAGATCATCCGCGATGGCCGGGAGACCGCGATCTTCCCCCTGGCGGTGCCTTCGATTGCCTCCCCCGGGGCCATGCTGGCTGCGGTGGTGCTGACGGATAACCACCGCTTTGATCCCATACACCAGGTAAAATCCGCGACCGCCATGCTCGCCGTACTGGGGATCGTGCTGGTGCTGCTGTTGGCGGCCAACTGGATTTACCGCTGGATCGGCGATTCCGGGGCCAGCATCGTCAGCCGGGTTATGGGGTTGATTCTCGCCTCTGTCGCCACCACCAATGTGCTGGTTGGTCTGCAGCAGTTCTTTATGACCTGATTTCAGTTGGCAGTTGCACTGCCGAACCATTCTTCCACACCGACGTTCCAACGGTGCACTTAGTGGTGCCCGAAAAATCTATTTACAGGAGGGGATTTGCACCACGATATTGCACTGATTACCACGATTTCCGTCGCCCTGGGGCTGGCGCTGGTGCTCGGCTTTGTCGCCGTTCGCCTGCGCATGCCGGCGCTGCTGGGTTACATGATTGCCGGCGTAATGATCGGCCCGGCGACCCCCGGCTTTGTGGCGGATGTCACTCTGTCACAGCAGTTGGCGGAAATTGGTGTGATTCTATTGATGTTCGGCGTCGGCCTGCATTTTTCCCTCAAAGATCTGATGGCCGTGCGCCGCATTGCGATTTTCGGCGCCGTCGCCCAGATACTGGTGGCCACCACCCTCGGTGCCGCGGTTGCGCAGTGGTGGGGGTGGAGCATTGGCGCCAGTGTGGTATTTGGTCTGGCGCTCTCGGTGGCGAGCACTGTGGTGCTGTTGCGGGGCCTGGAGTCGAGAGGGCTGCTGGACAGCCAGAACGGGCGTATCGCGGTGGGCTGGTTGATCGTTGAAGACCTGGTGATGGTCTTTGCGCTGGTGCTGCTGCCGGCGCTGGCGGGCTGGCTCGGCGGCACTCCCGGAGCCGCCACAGATGGACACGGAGGGGGTACTGGCGAGACCACACTGCTGACCACTGTCGCTCTGACCCTGGGCAAGGTGGCGATCTTCATCGCACTGATGTTACTCGGCGGCAAGCGCTTTTTTCCGTGGTTGTTGTGGCAGGTGGCCCGTACCGGCTCCCGTGAGCTGTTTACCCTTGGAGTGATCGCCATCGCCATGGGGATCGCCTATTTCTCGTCAATCATTTTTGGGGTGTCCTTCGCACTGGGGGCGTTTTTTGCCGGTATGGTGTTGCGGGAGTCCGCGCTCAGCCACCGCGCGGCGGAAGAGTCTCTGCCCCTGCGGGATGCCTTTGCGGTACTGTTTTTTGTATCGGTGGGTATGCTGTTCGATCCCGCCATGCTGATCGAGGAGCCGCTGCGGGTACTGACGGTGGTGGCGATCATTGTGTTCGGCAAGACGCTCGCGGCCTTCGGGCTGGTGCTGCTGTTCCGTTATCCGCTGAATACGGCATTTACGGTTTCTGCGAGTCTGGCGCAGATCGGTGAGTTCTCGTTTATCCTCGCCGCGCTCGGTGCCTCCCTCGGCCTATTGCCGGAACAGGGGCAGAATCTGATCGTCGCCGGTGCGTTGATTTCCATCGCGCTCAATCCTCTGTTGTTCAATCTGCTGGAGCCGGCCCAGCGCTGGATACGCGGCCGCTCCAGACTGGCGCGCTTTATGGAGCGCACCGACGATCCTCTGGCGGAGCTGCCGATGACCACCGATCTGCGCTCCCTGACCGGGCATGCGCTGATAGTGGGTTACGGGGTACTGGGTAGTCATATCGGTACCCAGCTGCGCAGGAGTGGTATGTCGGTGGTGGTGGCGGATATCCAGCGGGAGCGGGTGGAGCAGCTGCGCGCACAGGATATTCCGGCGGTCTGTGGCGATGCCGCAGATGAGGAGGTGCTGATTCAGGCCCATGTGGCCCGTGCGCGTATGCTGATCATCACGGTGCCGGACACGGTGCGCACACAGAAAATGATGGCCACCGCAAAGTTGCTGCGACCGGAAATCAGCATACTGGTGTGTGCGGAAAACGAAGAAGTGGAGCCACTGCTGCGCAAGGCAGGCGCCACAGCGGTCTTTGTCGGCGAGCGTGAGCTCGCGAACAATATGGGTGACTTTGCGGTCCAACGTCTGGCGTCAGAGGCGGAAACCTGAATTTCCGCCGCGGGCGGCGGATTTCTCGCACAGAGTGTAAGAACCGGCCTGAGATGACGACCAACATCCGATAACCGCATCAATCTCAGGAGTATCACCGTGCTGATCAAATCTCCCCGCCGCCACCAGCTGTCGGAACAGCAGACCACCCCTGAGTCCGTGTATATCTCCCGGCGCCGTGTGCTCACGGGGCTCGGTGCCGGTATAGGCAGTTTACTGCTCGCCGGCAACACCCGGGCGCTGGACCTGTTTGGCAGTGACGCGGCGCAGGCGGCGCCGCGCAAACCGCTGACCTTCAACCCGCACAAGCCGGCGCCGGATCTGGTGCTTACTCCTCAGGCCAAAGTCATCAGCCACAATAACTTTTACGAATTCGGAACCGGTAAAACGGATCCGGCGGAAAACGCCCAGCGCTTGAGAACCGAGCCCTGGACGCTCACCGTGGAAGGAGAAGTGGAGAAGCCCGGCACTGTAGACGTGTGGAAACTGATGGGGGAAATCGGACTGGAAGAGCGGATCTACCGCATGCGCTGTGTCGAAGCCTGGTCCATGAATATCCCCTGGGTGGGATTCGAGCTGGGCAAGTTTCTGAAGCGCTTCGCACCCACAAGCCGCGCCAAATATGTGGCCTTTGAGACACTCTATGACCCGGAGCAGATGCCGGGCCAGCGCAATCGTTATGTGGGGGGTGGTGTGGACTACCCCTATGTGGAAGGGCTGCGTACGGACGAGGCCTTGCACCCGCTTGCCATCCTGTCTGTGGGGCTCTACGGAAAAACCCTGCCGCCACAGAACGGTGCGCCCATCCGCCTTGTCGTACCGTGGAAATACGGCTTCAAAGGCATCAAGTCGATCGTGAAAATCCGGCTGGTGGAAAAGATGCCGCCTACCAGTTGGAACAAGCTGGCGCCGCAGGAATACGGCTTTTATGCCAATGTGAACCCGGAAGTGGATCACCCCCGCTGGTCTCAGGCGAGTGAGCGCTTTATCGGCCCCGGCGGTTTGTTTGCCGTGAAGCGTCAGCCGACCCTGCCGTTCAATGGCTACGGGGAAGAGGTCGCCGGGCTGTACCGCAATATGAATCTGCGGAAGTATTACTAGTGGCGGGGAGCTGGAAAAAGCCCGTTGCCAGCGGCCTCCAGGTCGCGGTGCATATCGGTGCTCTGTTGCCGCTGCTGTGGTTGTATGTGGCGATTACGGACGGGCGACTTGGCGGCGATCCTGTGAAAGAGCTGATTCACTACCTGGGTATGGGCGCCATTCGCCTTCTGCTACTCACCCTGCTGGTGTCGCCACTGGCCAAAGCGGTACATGTCGGTCAGCTGAACCGGTTGCGCCGCCCCCTGGGGCTCTGGTGCTTTGTCTGGGTCACGCTGCACTTTGCCGCCTGGCTGGTACTGGATCTTGGATTGGACTGGTCTCTGATCGGTGCCGAGCTGGTCAAGCGCACTTATATTCTGCTGGGGTTTTCTGCGTGGCTGGTTTTACTGATGCTGGCGGTGACGTCGATTCCGGCCCTGCTCAAAAAAATGGGGCGCAACTGGAAAAAACTCCACGGCCTGCTGTACCTGGTGGTCATACTGGCCTGCTGGCATTTCTGGTGGTCGGTCAAAAGCGGCTGGATCGAGCCGGCAGTCTACACGGCGGTGGCGCTGGCGCTTTTGGCCTGGCGACACCAGGCCGTGGCGCGGTGGGCAAGAAGCTTTCGCTGAATGCTCAGCTGAACTCGCCGGAAATATATTCCTTGGTCAGGGTCTGCTGCGGGTTCTCAAATACCTGCTCGGTATTACCCATCTCGACCAGATAGCCGGTGCGCCCGCCCTGAGAGATATCCACAGAGAAAAACGCGGTATTGTCGGCCACGCGCATGGCCTGCTGCATATTGTGGGTGACAATCGCCACGGTGTACCGGTTTTTCAGCTCCAGCATCAACTCTTCAATCTGGCGGGTGGCGATGGGGTCAAGGGCGGAACAGGGCTCGTCCATCAGCAGAACTTCCGGCTCTGACGCAATGGCGCGGGCGATACACAGGCGCTGTTGCTGACCACCGGACAGCGATAGGCCACTGGCTTTCAGCTTATCTTTTACCTCATCCCACAGGGCGGCGCGCTTGAGCGCCTTCTCGACCTTCTTGTCCATGTCGCCCTTGAATTTGTTCAGCTTGAGACCAAACGCCACATTTTCGTAAATGCTCATGGAGAAAGGGTTTGGTTGCTGGAACACCATGCCGATATACCGGCGCACCACCACCGGGTCCACGTCCTTGGCGTAGATGTCCTGACCGTGATAGTGCACCTGGCCTTCAAAGCGAAACGTCTGGATCAGGTCATTCATTCGGTTCAGGCAGCGCAATACGGTGCTCTTGCCGCAGCCAGAGGGGCCGATAAAACCGGTGATCTTTTTCTGCTCGATGGGGATCTTGCTGTCCCGCACGGCGAGAAAATCACCGTAATGGATTTTGTCGATCTGACAATCGATCACGGTTTCCGAGGGCGCCGTATCGGCGGCTTGACTGCGAGGTAGGCTCATTTCCGGGCTCAGTTTTTCTTGCGGCTGATTGCGCGGGCAAACAAATTGAAAATTAATACGATGATTACCAGGACCAGTGACGCGGTCCACGCCAGTTCGATCTGATTGTCAAAGGGCATCCCCGAGAAGTTGTAAATCAACACCGACAGGGAGGCGGTGGGCTCGTTCATATGGGAAAGGTAATAGTTGCTGAACAGCGCGGTAAACAGCAACGGTGCGGACTCCCCGGCCGCACCTGCTACCGCCAGCATGACACCGGTCATAATCCCGGGCAGTGCCGTGGGCAGGGTAATCCTCCACATGACCTGTGTGGGAGTGCAGCCCATGCCATAGGCCGCATCCGTCATACGTTTGGGTACCTGCCCCAGGGCTTCCTCTGCGGCGATAATGATGGTGGGCAGCATGAGTACGGCGAGGGCCACGCCGCCGGCCAGTGCCGAGTAGCCGAACTTGATCACCAGTACCGCATACACGAATACACCCGACAGGATGGAAGGAAAACCGGTCAGTACCTTGGCGGTAAAGTGCGCGCTGCGTCCCAGCGTGCTGTCTCTGCCGAGTATTTTGATCGAGATGGCGGTAAGAATACCCATGGGCACTGCGATGGTGCTGGCAATGGCGACCATGATCAGGGTGCCAACAATGGCGGGGCCGA includes these proteins:
- a CDS encoding DUF2147 domain-containing protein, producing the protein MKTLITAVSALLLSTQLAFADVVGRWTTIDDETGQKKSVVEIYEQGGKYYGKVVDLLMKPDDTVCEACPGPNKGKKIVGMNVITDMVKKGNVYEGGQILDPAKGKVYDCKMWEENGNLKVRGYLGFFYRTQTWYPAK
- a CDS encoding protein adenylyltransferase SelO family protein; this encodes MTTGTPLSRLHLHHHYADLGPELGAPTAVNAGLHLKGAGKPPYSRFGDGRAVLRSTIREYLAGEALTALGIRSTRALSIAGSSEPVARETMEAGKVDYTRFFRALFRCVVRCREEVLITHGKPEHLH
- a CDS encoding Ppx/GppA phosphatase family protein, producing MTTEPTTATAQEGPNERYAALDLGSNSFHLLLAEFRDQRMVRLHTDRAMVRLAEGLDAERNLDPVVAERALEALRRFAPVIQDLPLDSVRVVGTNTLRAASTRADGFLESAEAILGAPIEIISGIEEARLIYSGVMAAAVGPTRLRCVIDIGGGSTELVRGLETPRQLQSVGMGCVAFNRRFFDSGKIDNGKHNNFVRARRAAQAELQELQHMADDALVVGASGTVKSVARVLNDGELLPILREDIDALADKVARFKTVDAIELPHLDPERRPVFAAGLAILHGIFRELDIQEMHISPYAIREGIVHDLAGRAAGGDRRADTVANLMERGEIDREQARRVAHTALQFFGQLNPHALLGQRRLLQWAADLHEIGLSLSHSSFRKLGAYMIEHADMAGFSKSEQENLAYLVRNQRGDIKSVQEHYGFHPNNDLLLCLRLACIVHRDHVDRAIDGLHLSAEGPGYRLQAPGDWLYQFPAIEDLLYMEIDCWESKNIKLTLSSP
- the ppk1 gene encoding polyphosphate kinase 1; this encodes MANDIPVYPKELSWLSFNARVLQEVEDESVPMIERVRFLGIFSNNLDEFYRVRVADVRRLATFTKGSKKKEEFSELLGNINEKVLRLQARFGNAYTKVLKDLGKHNIHLINERQLTDGQREYVEEYFHREVLPELEPFFIDDRDTMPLLNEASIYFGIYLELEDGSLRFAALEIPTDILPRFIAIPHREKKHEKVYIVLDNVIRACLVDVFRNVLPIEKAAAYTFKISRDAELELGEHVTQNIVDRVAKSLKKRKQAEPVRLVYDSTMPEVLLQLIKKKLKMGRYDSYTPGGRYHNSKDFMSFPADSKQHTYRAIKPLPTLPDSANIFDWLNEKDRLCYYPYHDFRVITKLLASAAIDPKVREIRINLYRVAKNSRVVAALVNAVRNQKQVTAVVELQARFDEQANIHWSNELSDAGVEVIYGVPGLKVHCKLISIVREENGRDRYYSHFGTGNFNESTARFYCDFSLLTSDGNLGQDAYQVFDFIRQPHLQPAYSHIWSSPHSNRPNILAAIEREIAAAAAGQTAEIFIKCNNLVDREVIEYLYRANAAGVRVRIIVRSMCALLCDEKGLSDHIKVISLVDKFLEHARVYAFHNGGDQQVYLSSADLMTRNLDHRVEVTFPLLSEAHRETVMNILELQWQDNQKARVLDAEQTNSRIANRNSKRNVRSQDAIYRFLKKREI
- the aceK gene encoding bifunctional isocitrate dehydrogenase kinase/phosphatase, yielding MTNHSPTARRIAKTILNGFDAYFADFQNMTLGAKARFETAAWPAVHETNKERIDLYKIKVNQVLKLVHSVTSKDTTQLELWGQAKSTYSQLIANHNNYEIAETFFNSVFCSQFQHAHIHDNHIFVKPSRAPDEKPLRDYSIYISYSGRDGLRAMIEDILADYSFSIPWEDMARDVDNVCQALREGPLAGRLADEEDEQRLRIDMLESVFYRNKAAYLVGRLMFAGEVIPLILPCLNNGRGHVFVDTLIHDNDSTSIIFSFTRSYFMVDAPIPSRFVRFLSTIMPLKEKSELYNSIGFHKHGKTEFYRHILAHMKVSNDKFVIAPGIKGMVMSVFTLPSYPVVFKVIKDKFDNPKTVTEEIVREKYKFVSRADRVGRMADTQEYTNFIFYRNRFSDALLNELQTLAPSKLHVDDKWVIIKHLYVERRMEPLNLYLDQADEQQTIEAMEEYGNAIKQLAAANIFPGDMLLKNFGVTRHGRVVFYDYDELCPLTECNFRKIPEPQTAEQELADRPWYTVDEADVFPEEFRLFFSGNPVARKAFEDQHSDLYDYRYWQRLQERIRAGRVESTFPYRRKVRFKRHKKPHS
- a CDS encoding MarC family protein, with product MNDWISSFVFFFAVIDPVGTLPVFIAVTSRHTEWQRRKIALLAVAVATGILTFFLLLGQYLLEAIGVPLSAFQVAGGIVLFLFALTMIFGEGKPESEVEIIRDGRETAIFPLAVPSIASPGAMLAAVVLTDNHRFDPIHQVKSATAMLAVLGIVLVLLLAANWIYRWIGDSGASIVSRVMGLILASVATTNVLVGLQQFFMT